A stretch of Linepithema humile isolate Giens D197 chromosome 3, Lhum_UNIL_v1.0, whole genome shotgun sequence DNA encodes these proteins:
- the LOC136999029 gene encoding dnaJ homolog subfamily B member 14-like: MNYYEVLGCNKHSTHEEIKRAYHQRLLRFHPDKNDTANANEFHNVKEAWRILGCPQSRKQYDATCKQEELENEDSLIYARLSPSDLEAPAFEDTLFYRCRCGDRYLVERKDLQEKNTILEITCDSCTLVIIIET; encoded by the coding sequence atgaattattacgAAGTGCTCGGTTGCAACAAACATTCGACTCACGAAGAGATCAAGCGTGCATATCATCAACGCTTGCTGCGATTTCATCCCGATAAGAATGATACCGCGAACGCAAACGAGTTTCATAATGTGAAAGAAGCCTGGCGAATATTAGGATGTCCACAGTCAAGGAAGCAGTATGACGCAACCTGCAAACAAGAGGAATTAGAAAATGAAGACAGTCTCATATACGCACGTCTCTCACCGAGTGATCTTGAAGCCCCTGCCTTTGAAGACACATTATTTTACCGCTGCAGGTGTGGCGATCGTTACCTCGTGGAGCGCAAAGATCTTCAAGAGAAGAACACTATACTTGAAATAACGTGTGACAGTTGTACTCTAGTCATCATTATTGAAACGTAG
- the LOC105679474 gene encoding ecto-NOX disulfide-thiol exchanger 2 isoform X2, with protein sequence MTRMITEEIGKIGIIAKHETITEVCMLSCERSRSERNDRRDRDRERREERNERDRRDVDRRVEERSNTTSSKNNSNPSNNPNNNEVLSSTNTNSTPSINTQMEPAAGVWGMGVGYPMMSMGPMGPMAPMMGEMTLGPHMSHTHGYSPMGMGMMSHDGSMIGAQILGAEQIMSDAAQIMTASLPPPSTTPQGTKEIIHCKSCVLFPPNPNAPPPTTRERPPGCRTIFVGGLPENITEAIIQEIFERCGEITTLRLSKKNFCHIRFVLEASVDAAIYLSGYRVRIGSSGEAANTGRLHVDFAQARDDQYEWECRQRQLQREQRHRERVEKERQRPPSSPPPVVHYTDHEASNICEKIKQDDTFMKAVQVVVTWLERGDCTKRNANTFYSMIQSTNSHVRRLLTEKAAYEEELQKAKELMKGRMQGLLIQFSQIERVFTAASHKKVWDHFTKAQRKNIEMWKKQSSEIKAVQLEDSLIEGEGEMDVSDSEEEPQRKKTRNQSDGNEDVDRLQILKEENDSLRCQLEAYKNEVDLLKSETKAELEAKEKQMKMLQQTLKGMQEQLMQSRKQQAQDDQKIKDLTVKLNAVKKEEPRESEIITLDKDDDISEEPRTPKQHILTSTFVQVTQKDAKLIGLIATFLHIHPFGASVDYLWSYLQKMEPGIKPNEVEVLMQRFPQVFKQELYGIGANMERRWQFSGFNVYRTH encoded by the exons ATGACAAGAATGATAACAGAAGAGATCGGGAAAATAGGGATAATCGCGAAACACGAGACAATAACAGAAG TTTGTATGTTATCTTGCGAAAGGTCGAGGAGCGAGCGCAACGACAGGCGCGACAGAGATCGGGAGAGGAGAGAGGAGAGGAACGAACGAGACAGAAGGGATGTGGATCGTAGAGTCGAGGAGAGAAGTAACACAACATCCTCCAAGAACAATAGCAATCCCTCGAACAATCCGAACAACAACGAAGTTCTGTCGTCGACGAACACAAACAGCACGCCGAGTATAAACACGCAGATGGAGCCCGCCGCTGGTGTTTGGGGAATGGGAGTGGGCTATCCCATGATGAGCATGGGCCCTATGGGGCCTATGGCCCCCATGATGGGTGAAATGACACTGGGTCCGCACATGAGTCACACGCACGGCTACAGTCCGATGGGGATGGGCATGATGTCGCACGACGGCAGCATGATAGGCGCTCAGATATTGGGCGCCGAGCAGATCATGTCGGATGCGGCGCAAATAATGACCGCGAGCCTGCCACCGCCGTCCACAACGCCCCAGGGTACCAAAGAGATCATACATTGTAAGAGCTGTGTGCTGTTCCCGCCGAATCCGAACGCTCCACCGCCGACCACGCGAGAGAGGCCGCCGGGATGTAGGACAATTTTTGTCGGAG GATTGCCGGAAAATATCACCGAAGCTATAATACAGGAGATTTTTGAACGATGTGGAGAGATAACCACTTTGCGgctttccaaaaaaaatttctgccACATACGCTTCGTCCTGGAAGCCAGTGTCGATGCGGCGATTTATCTGTCTGGCTACAGAGTGAGAATAGGATCCAGTGGGGAGGCTGCAAACACTGGTAGACTTCATGTAGACTTCGCACAG GCTAGAGATGATCAATACGAGTGGGAATGCAGACAACGGCAATTGCAGAGAGAGCAACGTCATAGAGAAAGGGTGGAAAAGGAGAGACAAAGGCCGCCGTCAAGTCCGCCTCCGGTGGTGCATTACACAGACCACGAAGCATCCAACATCTGCGAAAAGATCAAACAGGACGACACGTTTATGAAGGCAGtacaa gtGGTTGTAACGTGGCTAGAGCGAGGAGACTGCACGAAACGTAACGCCAACACCTTTTACTCGATGATACAGTCGACAAACTCTCATGTGCGACGGCTTCTGACGGAGAAAGCGGCGTACGAGGAGGAGCTGCAGAAGGCGAAAGAACTGATGAAAGGCAGAATGCAAGGACTTCTTATACAAT TCAGTCAGATTGAACGAGTCTTTACTGCGGCAAGCCACAAGAAGGTCTGGGATCACTTCACTAAGGCGCAACGGAAAAACATCGAGATGTGGAAGAAACAATCTTCG GAAATAAAAGCGGTGCAGTTGGAAGACAGTTTGATTGAGGGCGAGGGCGAGATGGACGTGTCGGACTCGGAAGAAGAACCGCAACGTAAGAAAACGCGCAATCAATCGGACGGAAACGAGGATGTTGACAGACTTCAGATTCTCAAAGAGGAAAATGACAGTTTGAGATGCCAATTAGAGGCGTACAAGAACGAA GTGGATCTCTTGAAATCGGAAACGAAAGCTGAATTGGAGGCGAAGGAGAAGCAAATGAAGATGCTGCAACAAACGTTGAAGGGTATGCAAGAGCAATTGATGCAATCGCGAAAGCAACAGGCGCAGGACGATCAGAAGATCAAGGATTTGACTGTCAAGCTGAATGCCGTAAAGAAGGAAGAGCCTAGAGAAAGCGAGATTATCACGCTCGACAAAGACGACGATATAAGCGAGGAGCCGCGTACGCCAAAGCAACACATTCTCACCTCTACTTTCGTGCAAGTCACTCAAAAGGATGCTAAACTCATTG GACTTATAGCGACGTTTTTGCACATTCATCCGTTTGGTGCGAGCGTAGACTATCTGTGGTCCTATCTACAGAAAATGGAACCCGGCATTAAACCTAACGAAGTTGAAGTTCTAATGCAGCGTTTTCCACAAGTCTTTAAACAGGAATTATACGGCATCGGTGCGAATATGGAGAGGCGTTGGCAATTTTCAGGTTTTAACGTTTATCGCACTCATTGA
- the LOC105679474 gene encoding ecto-NOX disulfide-thiol exchanger 2 isoform X3 — translation MAYNFPGVPATAMPPMGMGPIGPLGPIAGPQSFMELASQGFPPLPPPIPLPGMNDSPLEFSTNKNQPPVVRETSDDSNDRRNDKNDNRRDRENRDNRETRDNNRRSRSERNDRRDRDRERREERNERDRRDVDRRVEERSNTTSSKNNSNPSNNPNNNEVLSSTNTNSTPSINTQMEPAAGVWGMGVGYPMMSMGPMGPMAPMMGEMTLGPHMSHTHGYSPMGMGMMSHDGSMIGAQILGAEQIMSDAAQIMTASLPPPSTTPQGTKEIIHCKSCVLFPPNPNAPPPTTRERPPGCRTIFVGGLPENITEAIIQEIFERCGEITTLRLSKKNFCHIRFVLEASVDAAIYLSGYRVRIGSSGEAANTGRLHVDFAQARDDQYEWECRQRQLQREQRHRERVEKERQRPPSSPPPVVHYTDHEASNICEKIKQDDTFMKAVQVVVTWLERGDCTKRNANTFYSMIQSTNSHVRRLLTEKAAYEEELQKAKELMKGRMQGLLIQFSQIERVFTAASHKKVWDHFTKAQRKNIEMWKKQSSEIKAVQLEDSLIEGEGEMDVSDSEEEPQRKKTRNQSDGNEDVDRLQILKEENDSLRCQLEAYKNEVDLLKSETKAELEAKEKQMKMLQQTLKGMQEQLMQSRKQQAQDDQKIKDLTVKLNAVKKEEPRESEIITLDKDDDISEEPRTPKQHILTSTFVQVTQKDAKLIGLIATFLHIHPFGASVDYLWSYLQKMEPGIKPNEVEVLMQRFPQVFKQELYGIGANMERRWQFSGFNVYRTH, via the exons ATGGCTTACAACTTTCCCGGAGTACCGGCGACCGCTATGCCGCCCATGG GCATGGGGCCAATCGGTCCGCTGGGTCCTATAGCGGGACCGCAAAGCTTTATGGAACTCGCGAGTCAAGGATTTCCGCCGCTGCCACCGCCTATACCACTGCCTGGAATGAACGACTCGCCTCTGGAATTCAGCACGAACAAGAATCAACCGCCGGTGGTTCGAGAAACCTCGGACGACAGCAACGATAGGAGAAATGACAAGAATGATAACAGAAGAGATCGGGAAAATAGGGATAATCGCGAAACACGAGACAATAACAGAAG GTCGAGGAGCGAGCGCAACGACAGGCGCGACAGAGATCGGGAGAGGAGAGAGGAGAGGAACGAACGAGACAGAAGGGATGTGGATCGTAGAGTCGAGGAGAGAAGTAACACAACATCCTCCAAGAACAATAGCAATCCCTCGAACAATCCGAACAACAACGAAGTTCTGTCGTCGACGAACACAAACAGCACGCCGAGTATAAACACGCAGATGGAGCCCGCCGCTGGTGTTTGGGGAATGGGAGTGGGCTATCCCATGATGAGCATGGGCCCTATGGGGCCTATGGCCCCCATGATGGGTGAAATGACACTGGGTCCGCACATGAGTCACACGCACGGCTACAGTCCGATGGGGATGGGCATGATGTCGCACGACGGCAGCATGATAGGCGCTCAGATATTGGGCGCCGAGCAGATCATGTCGGATGCGGCGCAAATAATGACCGCGAGCCTGCCACCGCCGTCCACAACGCCCCAGGGTACCAAAGAGATCATACATTGTAAGAGCTGTGTGCTGTTCCCGCCGAATCCGAACGCTCCACCGCCGACCACGCGAGAGAGGCCGCCGGGATGTAGGACAATTTTTGTCGGAG GATTGCCGGAAAATATCACCGAAGCTATAATACAGGAGATTTTTGAACGATGTGGAGAGATAACCACTTTGCGgctttccaaaaaaaatttctgccACATACGCTTCGTCCTGGAAGCCAGTGTCGATGCGGCGATTTATCTGTCTGGCTACAGAGTGAGAATAGGATCCAGTGGGGAGGCTGCAAACACTGGTAGACTTCATGTAGACTTCGCACAG GCTAGAGATGATCAATACGAGTGGGAATGCAGACAACGGCAATTGCAGAGAGAGCAACGTCATAGAGAAAGGGTGGAAAAGGAGAGACAAAGGCCGCCGTCAAGTCCGCCTCCGGTGGTGCATTACACAGACCACGAAGCATCCAACATCTGCGAAAAGATCAAACAGGACGACACGTTTATGAAGGCAGtacaa gtGGTTGTAACGTGGCTAGAGCGAGGAGACTGCACGAAACGTAACGCCAACACCTTTTACTCGATGATACAGTCGACAAACTCTCATGTGCGACGGCTTCTGACGGAGAAAGCGGCGTACGAGGAGGAGCTGCAGAAGGCGAAAGAACTGATGAAAGGCAGAATGCAAGGACTTCTTATACAAT TCAGTCAGATTGAACGAGTCTTTACTGCGGCAAGCCACAAGAAGGTCTGGGATCACTTCACTAAGGCGCAACGGAAAAACATCGAGATGTGGAAGAAACAATCTTCG GAAATAAAAGCGGTGCAGTTGGAAGACAGTTTGATTGAGGGCGAGGGCGAGATGGACGTGTCGGACTCGGAAGAAGAACCGCAACGTAAGAAAACGCGCAATCAATCGGACGGAAACGAGGATGTTGACAGACTTCAGATTCTCAAAGAGGAAAATGACAGTTTGAGATGCCAATTAGAGGCGTACAAGAACGAA GTGGATCTCTTGAAATCGGAAACGAAAGCTGAATTGGAGGCGAAGGAGAAGCAAATGAAGATGCTGCAACAAACGTTGAAGGGTATGCAAGAGCAATTGATGCAATCGCGAAAGCAACAGGCGCAGGACGATCAGAAGATCAAGGATTTGACTGTCAAGCTGAATGCCGTAAAGAAGGAAGAGCCTAGAGAAAGCGAGATTATCACGCTCGACAAAGACGACGATATAAGCGAGGAGCCGCGTACGCCAAAGCAACACATTCTCACCTCTACTTTCGTGCAAGTCACTCAAAAGGATGCTAAACTCATTG GACTTATAGCGACGTTTTTGCACATTCATCCGTTTGGTGCGAGCGTAGACTATCTGTGGTCCTATCTACAGAAAATGGAACCCGGCATTAAACCTAACGAAGTTGAAGTTCTAATGCAGCGTTTTCCACAAGTCTTTAAACAGGAATTATACGGCATCGGTGCGAATATGGAGAGGCGTTGGCAATTTTCAGGTTTTAACGTTTATCGCACTCATTGA
- the LOC105679474 gene encoding ecto-NOX disulfide-thiol exchanger 2 isoform X1 codes for MAYNFPGVPATAMPPMGMGPIGPLGPIAGPQSFMELASQGFPPLPPPIPLPGMNDSPLEFSTNKNQPPVVRETSDDSNDRRNDKNDNRRDRENRDNRETRDNNRRSRSERNDRRDRDRERREERNERDRRDVDRRVEERSNTTSSKNNSNPSNNPNNNEVLSSTNTNSTPSINTQMEPAAGVWGMGVGYPMMSMGPMGPMAPMMGEMTLGPHMSHTHGYSPMGMGMMSHDGSMIGAQILGAEQIMSDAAQIMTASLPPPSTTPQGTKEIIHCKSCVLFPPNPNAPPPTTRERPPGCRTIFVGGLPENITEAIIQEIFERCGEITTLRLSKKNFCHIRFVLEASVDAAIYLSGYRVRIGSSGEAANTGRLHVDFAQARDDQYEWECRQRQLQREQRHRERVEKERQRPPSSPPPVVHYTDHEASNICEKIKQDDTFMKVVVTWLERGDCTKRNANTFYSMIQSTNSHVRRLLTEKAAYEEELQKAKELMKGRMQGLLIQFSQIERVFTAASHKKVWDHFTKAQRKNIEMWKKQSSEIKAVQLEDSLIEGEGEMDVSDSEEEPQRKKTRNQSDGNEDVDRLQILKEENDSLRCQLEAYKNEVDLLKSETKAELEAKEKQMKMLQQTLKGMQEQLMQSRKQQAQDDQKIKDLTVKLNAVKKEEPRESEIITLDKDDDISEEPRTPKQHILTSTFVQVTQKDAKLIGLIATFLHIHPFGASVDYLWSYLQKMEPGIKPNEVEVLMQRFPQVFKQELYGIGANMERRWQFSGFNVYRTH; via the exons ATGGCTTACAACTTTCCCGGAGTACCGGCGACCGCTATGCCGCCCATGG GCATGGGGCCAATCGGTCCGCTGGGTCCTATAGCGGGACCGCAAAGCTTTATGGAACTCGCGAGTCAAGGATTTCCGCCGCTGCCACCGCCTATACCACTGCCTGGAATGAACGACTCGCCTCTGGAATTCAGCACGAACAAGAATCAACCGCCGGTGGTTCGAGAAACCTCGGACGACAGCAACGATAGGAGAAATGACAAGAATGATAACAGAAGAGATCGGGAAAATAGGGATAATCGCGAAACACGAGACAATAACAGAAG GTCGAGGAGCGAGCGCAACGACAGGCGCGACAGAGATCGGGAGAGGAGAGAGGAGAGGAACGAACGAGACAGAAGGGATGTGGATCGTAGAGTCGAGGAGAGAAGTAACACAACATCCTCCAAGAACAATAGCAATCCCTCGAACAATCCGAACAACAACGAAGTTCTGTCGTCGACGAACACAAACAGCACGCCGAGTATAAACACGCAGATGGAGCCCGCCGCTGGTGTTTGGGGAATGGGAGTGGGCTATCCCATGATGAGCATGGGCCCTATGGGGCCTATGGCCCCCATGATGGGTGAAATGACACTGGGTCCGCACATGAGTCACACGCACGGCTACAGTCCGATGGGGATGGGCATGATGTCGCACGACGGCAGCATGATAGGCGCTCAGATATTGGGCGCCGAGCAGATCATGTCGGATGCGGCGCAAATAATGACCGCGAGCCTGCCACCGCCGTCCACAACGCCCCAGGGTACCAAAGAGATCATACATTGTAAGAGCTGTGTGCTGTTCCCGCCGAATCCGAACGCTCCACCGCCGACCACGCGAGAGAGGCCGCCGGGATGTAGGACAATTTTTGTCGGAG GATTGCCGGAAAATATCACCGAAGCTATAATACAGGAGATTTTTGAACGATGTGGAGAGATAACCACTTTGCGgctttccaaaaaaaatttctgccACATACGCTTCGTCCTGGAAGCCAGTGTCGATGCGGCGATTTATCTGTCTGGCTACAGAGTGAGAATAGGATCCAGTGGGGAGGCTGCAAACACTGGTAGACTTCATGTAGACTTCGCACAG GCTAGAGATGATCAATACGAGTGGGAATGCAGACAACGGCAATTGCAGAGAGAGCAACGTCATAGAGAAAGGGTGGAAAAGGAGAGACAAAGGCCGCCGTCAAGTCCGCCTCCGGTGGTGCATTACACAGACCACGAAGCATCCAACATCTGCGAAAAGATCAAACAGGACGACACGTTTATGAAG gtGGTTGTAACGTGGCTAGAGCGAGGAGACTGCACGAAACGTAACGCCAACACCTTTTACTCGATGATACAGTCGACAAACTCTCATGTGCGACGGCTTCTGACGGAGAAAGCGGCGTACGAGGAGGAGCTGCAGAAGGCGAAAGAACTGATGAAAGGCAGAATGCAAGGACTTCTTATACAAT TCAGTCAGATTGAACGAGTCTTTACTGCGGCAAGCCACAAGAAGGTCTGGGATCACTTCACTAAGGCGCAACGGAAAAACATCGAGATGTGGAAGAAACAATCTTCG GAAATAAAAGCGGTGCAGTTGGAAGACAGTTTGATTGAGGGCGAGGGCGAGATGGACGTGTCGGACTCGGAAGAAGAACCGCAACGTAAGAAAACGCGCAATCAATCGGACGGAAACGAGGATGTTGACAGACTTCAGATTCTCAAAGAGGAAAATGACAGTTTGAGATGCCAATTAGAGGCGTACAAGAACGAA GTGGATCTCTTGAAATCGGAAACGAAAGCTGAATTGGAGGCGAAGGAGAAGCAAATGAAGATGCTGCAACAAACGTTGAAGGGTATGCAAGAGCAATTGATGCAATCGCGAAAGCAACAGGCGCAGGACGATCAGAAGATCAAGGATTTGACTGTCAAGCTGAATGCCGTAAAGAAGGAAGAGCCTAGAGAAAGCGAGATTATCACGCTCGACAAAGACGACGATATAAGCGAGGAGCCGCGTACGCCAAAGCAACACATTCTCACCTCTACTTTCGTGCAAGTCACTCAAAAGGATGCTAAACTCATTG GACTTATAGCGACGTTTTTGCACATTCATCCGTTTGGTGCGAGCGTAGACTATCTGTGGTCCTATCTACAGAAAATGGAACCCGGCATTAAACCTAACGAAGTTGAAGTTCTAATGCAGCGTTTTCCACAAGTCTTTAAACAGGAATTATACGGCATCGGTGCGAATATGGAGAGGCGTTGGCAATTTTCAGGTTTTAACGTTTATCGCACTCATTGA
- the LOC105679475 gene encoding F-box/WD repeat-containing protein 7, which translates to MSVPPSSSNNISDNNKLGSASPSPIEGIEGVPGPSSLDPMHSVLPQDEESEDYGGDEDEDDEETSEGESEISDSGLFCDTECTADVESNNCQSPVSQSLEAILSEQTQSPIYNCVPSDAQPQRKRKSETECCLPCKKLNPEEKSHTMTARKLDDKGKHVRCVIPTKDNPPPEMSSWLLQFQRWSNAERMLAIDELIERCEPTQVRHMMQVIEPQFQRDFISLLPKELALSVLAFLEPKDLLKAAQTCRNWRFLADDNLLWKEKCKAAGIEDLKDLPPPKRKNCRSGSYNSSPWKQAYMRQHNIKMNWRTKPIRTPKVLKGHDDHVITCLQFSGNRIVSGSDDNTLKVWSAVTGKCLRTLVGHTGGVWSSQMSGTIVISGSTDRTLKVWNAETGQCIHTLYGHTSTVRCMHLHGNKVVSGSRDATLRVWQVDTGECLHVLVGHLAAVRCVQYDGKLVVSGAYDYLVKVWNPEREECLHTLHGHTNRVYSLQFDGVHVVSGSLDTSIRVWEVETGACRHTLMGHQSLTSGMELRNNILVSGNADSTVKVWDIVSGHCLQTLSGPNKHQSAVTCLQFNSHFVITSSDDGTVKLWDVKTGDFIRNLVALESGGSGGVVWRIRASDTKLVCAVGSRNGTEETKLLVLDFDVEEHLSTMADENEGTETSTY; encoded by the exons ATGTCTGTCCCTCCTTCGTCCTCCAACAATATATCTGACAATAATAAACTAGGCAGTGCCAGTCCTAGTCCAATTGAGGGTATTGAAGGAGTTCCAGGACCAAGTTCCTTGGATCCTATGCATTCAGTGTTGCCACAAGATGAGGAATCTGAAGATTATGGAGGTGATGAAGACGAAGATGATGAAGAAACTAGCGAAGGAGAAAGCGAA ATTAGTGACAGTGGATTATTTTGTGACACCGAATGTACAGCAGACGTTGAGAGCAACAATTGTCAATCACCTGTATCACAATCCTTAGAAGCAATCCTTTCTGAACAAACTCAGAGTCCAATATATAATTGCGTGCCATCAGATGCCCAGCCTCAAAGAAAGCGAAAGAGTGAAACGGAATGTTGTCTACCGTGTAAAAAACTTAATCCAGAAGAGAAGTCTCATACAAT gaCTGCGAGAAAGTTAGATGATAAAGGTAAACATGTGAGATGTGTCATTCCTACAAAGGACAATCCTCCTCCAGAAATGAGTAGTTGGCTCTTGCAATTTCAG AGGTGGTCAAATGCGGAAAGAATGTTGGCGATAGATGAATTAATAGAGAGATGCGAACCCACGCAAGTGCGTCACATGATGCAGGTCATAGAGCCCCAGTTTCAACGCGACTTCATATCACTATTGCCGAAAGAATTGGCATTGTCGGTGTTGGCCTTCCTGGAACCAAAGGATCTTCTGAAAGCGGCGCAGACCTGCCGGAATTGGAGATTTTTAGCTGATGACAATCTATTATGGAAGGAGAAGTGCAAGGCGGCTGGTATAGAAGATCTGAAGGATCTGCCACCACCAAAACGCAAGAACTGCCGAAGCGGTAGTTACAACTCGTCGCCGTGGAAGCAGGCCTATATGCGGcagcataatattaaaatgaactGGAGAACGAAGCCAATCCGTACACCGAAAGTGTTGAAGGGCCATGACGATCATGTGATCACATGCCTGCAATTTTCCGGCAACCGGATAGTTAGTGGTTCGGATGACAATACTCTCAAAGTATGGTCCGCCGTCACGGGCAAg TGCTTACGAACATTAGTCGGGCATACCGGAGGGGTATGGTCCTCGCAGATGTCCGGCACGATTGTTATCAGTGGTAGTACAGATCGTACTTTGAAAGTGTGGAACGCGGAGACCGGCCAGTGTATTCATACCTTATACGGTCACACGTCGACGGTGAGGTGTATGCATCTGCACGGTAACAAGGTTGTCAGTGGTAGCAGGGATGCGACACTGAGAGTGTGGCAAGTGGACACGGGGGAGTGTTTGCATGTGCTCGTAGGGCATCTAGCGGCAGTCAGATGTGTGCAATATGACGGGAAATTGGTGGTCAGTGGTGCCTACGACTACTTGGTCAAAGTTTGGAATCCGGAGCGCGAGGAGTGCCTTCATACCTTACACGGACATACCAACCGCGTTTATTCCCTCCAA TTTGACGGTGTACACGTTGTTAGCGGATCGTTGGATACAAGTATAAGAGTATGGGAGGTAGAAACTGGTGCTTGTAGACACACCCTAATGGGGCATCAGTCCCTCACCTCAGGGATGGAActgcgcaataatattttagtgtCAGGCAATGCTGATTCTACCGTGAAAGTGTGGGACATTGTTAGCGGTCACTGCCTTCAGACTCTCTCCGGTCCGAATAAGCATCAGTCAGCGGTCACTTGCCTTCAGTTCAATAGCCATTTTGTGATTACGTCCTCCGATGATGGTACAGTAAAGCTCTGGGATGTTAAGACTG GTGATTTTATTAGGAATCTAGTTGCTCTGGAAAGCGGGGGTAGCGGCGGTGTCGTGTGGAGAATTCGAGCGAGTGATACGAAACTAGTGTGTGCAGTAGGTAGTCGTAACGGTACCGAGGAGACGAAACTGCTTGTCCTCGATTTCGACGTTGAG GAGCATTTGTCAACGATGGCAGACGAAAACGAGGGAACTGAGACGTCGACGTACTGA